In Streptococcus respiraculi, one DNA window encodes the following:
- a CDS encoding glycosyltransferase family 1 protein, with product MLNKLMNSYHNEGARATLRKICHKLKNGGQVVGTTPSKMNMSEIPVMPQFEDLMRADYIHRPYVKPEKLDKKRLNIAWVTPPVGPGGGGHTTISRFVRYLQSQGHRLTFYIYRNNTIPQSAKEAQDIFERSYKLNIPVKELEEFQDEDVVFATSWETAYAVFNLTGENLHKFYFVQDFEPIFYGVGSRYKLAEATYKFGFYGITAGAWLSDKVKEYGMEADYFNFGADIDVYKPKAKMSKKKKISFYARAHTERRGFELGVMALKIFKEKHPEYEIEFFGQDMSNYDIPFEFTDRGILNKQELAEIYHESVACLVLSLTNVSLLPLELLVAGCVPVMNTGDNNTKVLGENTDIVYAEAYPVDLAAKLCQVVEKTNINEHAEAMSQKYQGTSWEESYKKVEEIILREVTHG from the coding sequence ATGTTAAATAAGTTAATGAATTCTTACCATAATGAAGGTGCTAGAGCTACCTTAAGAAAAATCTGTCATAAATTAAAGAATGGTGGGCAAGTTGTAGGAACTACGCCATCAAAAATGAATATGTCAGAGATCCCTGTTATGCCTCAATTTGAAGATTTAATGAGGGCAGATTATATTCATCGTCCGTATGTGAAACCAGAAAAATTGGACAAAAAACGATTGAATATAGCATGGGTGACGCCTCCTGTTGGACCAGGTGGAGGGGGTCATACGACTATTTCACGATTTGTACGATATCTCCAATCTCAGGGACATCGGTTGACTTTTTATATTTATAGGAATAATACGATTCCTCAATCTGCAAAAGAAGCTCAGGATATTTTTGAACGTTCTTACAAACTCAATATTCCAGTTAAGGAATTGGAAGAGTTTCAAGATGAGGATGTTGTTTTTGCGACTAGTTGGGAGACAGCCTATGCTGTATTTAATTTGACTGGTGAAAATCTACATAAATTTTATTTTGTTCAAGATTTTGAACCAATATTTTATGGAGTTGGCTCTCGTTACAAATTAGCAGAAGCTACTTATAAATTTGGATTTTATGGAATTACAGCTGGAGCCTGGCTATCTGATAAGGTTAAAGAATATGGTATGGAAGCAGATTATTTTAACTTTGGGGCAGATATTGATGTGTATAAGCCTAAGGCTAAAATGTCAAAAAAGAAAAAAATCTCCTTTTATGCTCGTGCTCATACAGAGCGTCGTGGATTCGAGTTAGGTGTCATGGCTTTGAAAATATTCAAGGAAAAACATCCAGAATATGAGATTGAGTTTTTTGGACAAGATATGTCAAATTATGATATTCCATTTGAATTTACAGATAGAGGTATCTTAAATAAACAAGAACTAGCAGAAATTTATCACGAAAGTGTTGCTTGCTTAGTTCTTTCTTTGACAAATGTTTCTCTTCTTCCACTTGAACTCTTAGTTGCAGGATGTGTACCAGTCATGAATACAGGGGATAATAATACGAAGGTGTTAGGTGAAAATACAGATATTGTTTATGCAGAAGCTTATCCTGTTGACTTAGCTGCTAAGCTGTGTCAAGTAGTAGAAAAAACGAACATCAATGAGCATGCTGAAGCAATGAGTCAGAAATATCAAGGTACATCATGGGAAGAGAGTTATAAAAAAGTAGAAGAGATTATTTTGCGTGAGGTGACTCATGGCTAA
- a CDS encoding glycosyltransferase family A protein yields the protein MAKEKKATVFIPVYNGEQDHLEETLEALYRQKTDFDWDVLITDSGSRDNSVQIIERFAKKYGNLQLKKIAKEDYSHGGTRQMAAEISSGEIMVYLSQDAVPYNENWLTEMVAPFALNPHIAGVVARQKPRLTCFPAMKYDIEAVFREQGAEDALTFWTRSDEALKGKYTKESFYSDVCSAAPREFLVNQIGYRPVAYSEDYEYGKDIVDAGYIKVYNAKAIVEHSNDVLLSNYKKRIFDETYSIRVNSGTTNRISLVTVWVTAFKDNLKDSVRICRDRDFSWKRKLYWLAVNPLFHLEKWRGIRLANKVDLSADNSQYSLEKSKKYEV from the coding sequence ATGGCTAAAGAAAAGAAAGCGACGGTCTTTATTCCTGTATATAATGGAGAACAGGATCATTTGGAAGAGACTTTAGAAGCACTCTATCGACAAAAAACCGATTTTGACTGGGATGTACTTATTACAGATTCAGGATCTCGAGATAACTCTGTGCAAATCATTGAGCGATTTGCTAAGAAATATGGCAATCTTCAATTAAAGAAAATTGCTAAAGAAGATTATTCTCATGGAGGAACGCGCCAAATGGCAGCAGAAATCTCCTCGGGAGAAATCATGGTTTATTTGAGTCAAGATGCGGTTCCTTATAATGAAAATTGGCTGACAGAGATGGTTGCTCCATTTGCCCTAAATCCTCATATAGCGGGGGTTGTCGCACGTCAGAAGCCTCGTTTAACCTGTTTTCCAGCGATGAAATATGATATTGAAGCAGTATTTCGTGAGCAGGGGGCTGAAGATGCTCTAACTTTTTGGACACGTTCGGATGAAGCATTAAAAGGAAAATACACCAAAGAGTCTTTTTATAGCGATGTGTGCTCAGCAGCTCCTCGTGAGTTTTTGGTCAATCAGATTGGCTATCGTCCGGTAGCTTATTCTGAAGATTACGAGTATGGAAAAGATATTGTAGATGCAGGCTATATCAAAGTTTATAACGCTAAAGCAATTGTAGAGCATTCTAACGATGTTCTTTTGTCAAACTATAAAAAACGAATCTTTGATGAAACATACAGTATTCGTGTAAATAGTGGTACAACAAATCGGATCTCTTTAGTGACTGTATGGGTGACAGCATTTAAAGATAATTTGAAAGATTCTGTACGAATTTGCAGAGATCGCGATTTTTCGTGGAAACGAAAATTATATTGGTTAGCTGTCAACCCATTATTCCATTTGGAAAAATGGCGTGGCATTCGTTTAGCGAATAAAGTGGATTTATCTGCGGATAATAGTCAGTATTCGTTAGAGAAGAGTAAAAAATATGAAGTGTAG
- a CDS encoding LTA synthase family protein, with product MFIKRNIYYFFAIISFYILSYREITYSIIGAGILKSFHLEQYYQIGIVFSITMLVFLLSISTSVKSFFEISILYLLYLISAYFIQMTLKINDKKFLWEQFSKNHFWQSNFLWITIIILLFSFLLRVCREIYFPSYIDSSSVRKMKRLMLSQFLTSFILTSSQMQDRILTNRLLPIDLKDRGTVFGHLFIYILLAYVVASILSYVFIKSCENLFKNKASLALSLTTSLILGTIYNYYIQIGITEYGKWYDYYIVSGATIFQIFILTNIFLIIYLLCNRYVLGTILNIGLGFFISFVNSVKFEMRSEPFLPTDLSWWKELQALSEFVSIDIGPIILGIILLVLLVIYLQRLGQLSNKIIYHNWKRVAYIFVTLQFFFGIGWILSNEEDGNIPKGIPVLSSVNNVYDISWQGLNARARFQSLSYVWIKQFSTKVMETPNTYSKSSISEIVRKYEKLSKEINANRVNHISEQTVIYVLSESLSNPKHIPGIMTSEEVLPNIEAIKNQTTSGLMKSDGYGGGTANMEFQTLTSLPKYNLTPFVSILYLEIVPRLSKFPSISDQFSMDNRIVLHFANAKNYSRNVIYKRLNFDRQIFLHNGNVKIETPAALGAYPSDESTYNEVLNQLDTNSNQFFSVMTMQNHAPWYFETPENLVATGESLTESENSSLTYYSRLLYQTDQATKKFLDELSKVDKKVTVVFYGDHLPGLYPQSTFSKNPDSQYLTDYFIWSNFETPKLDYPLVNSSDFTALMLEQTNSKVSPYYALLTEVLHKASVDKKELDEEGKQIAEDLRLVQYDLVAGKDYLSKEFFEIPK from the coding sequence GTGTTCATAAAACGAAATATATATTATTTTTTTGCAATAATTTCATTTTATATTCTAAGCTATCGAGAAATCACATATAGTATCATAGGAGCAGGGATATTAAAATCTTTTCATTTGGAACAATATTATCAGATAGGTATTGTCTTTTCTATTACGATGCTGGTGTTTTTATTATCAATTTCTACTTCGGTAAAATCATTTTTTGAAATTTCGATTTTATATCTTCTCTATTTGATTTCTGCTTATTTTATACAAATGACATTAAAAATCAATGATAAAAAATTTCTTTGGGAACAATTTTCGAAAAATCATTTTTGGCAAAGTAATTTTTTATGGATTACGATTATTATTCTATTATTCTCTTTTCTTTTAAGAGTATGTAGGGAAATATATTTCCCTTCCTATATAGATAGCAGTAGCGTTAGGAAAATGAAACGTTTGATGTTAAGTCAGTTTTTGACATCTTTTATCCTGACCAGTAGTCAAATGCAAGACAGAATATTGACGAATCGTTTGCTTCCAATAGATTTGAAAGATAGAGGTACGGTTTTTGGACATTTATTTATTTATATTTTACTAGCTTATGTGGTAGCTTCTATTCTATCTTATGTTTTTATAAAGTCTTGTGAAAATTTATTTAAAAATAAGGCAAGCTTAGCTTTATCTCTCACGACAAGTCTGATTTTAGGTACAATCTATAACTATTATATTCAAATTGGCATTACTGAATATGGGAAATGGTATGACTATTACATTGTTTCAGGTGCTACGATTTTCCAAATATTTATTTTGACCAACATTTTTTTAATTATTTATCTTCTATGTAATCGCTATGTGTTAGGAACTATTTTAAATATTGGTCTAGGTTTTTTCATTAGTTTTGTCAATAGTGTTAAATTTGAAATGAGAAGTGAGCCTTTTTTACCTACAGATTTGTCTTGGTGGAAGGAGCTTCAAGCACTGTCAGAATTTGTTTCAATAGACATAGGTCCCATTATTTTGGGGATTATCTTACTCGTGCTGCTAGTAATATATTTGCAGCGATTAGGGCAACTATCAAATAAAATTATATATCATAATTGGAAGAGAGTGGCCTATATTTTTGTTACTTTGCAATTTTTTTTCGGTATCGGCTGGATACTTTCTAATGAAGAAGATGGAAACATTCCCAAAGGAATTCCTGTATTATCATCGGTTAATAACGTTTATGACATTTCTTGGCAAGGTTTGAATGCGCGAGCAAGATTTCAATCATTGAGCTATGTTTGGATAAAACAGTTCTCAACTAAAGTTATGGAAACACCAAATACATATTCAAAGTCTAGCATTAGTGAAATTGTCCGAAAATATGAAAAGCTTTCAAAAGAAATAAATGCTAATCGAGTGAATCATATTTCTGAACAAACGGTTATTTATGTGCTCAGTGAAAGTTTATCAAATCCAAAGCATATCCCAGGCATCATGACTTCTGAGGAAGTATTACCAAATATAGAGGCAATCAAAAACCAAACAACTAGTGGTTTAATGAAGTCAGACGGTTATGGGGGAGGAACCGCTAATATGGAATTTCAAACTCTCACAAGTTTGCCTAAATATAATTTAACACCATTTGTTTCTATTCTCTATTTGGAAATTGTACCAAGGTTATCTAAATTCCCTAGTATTAGTGACCAATTCTCTATGGATAATAGAATTGTTCTACATTTTGCTAATGCGAAAAATTATTCTAGAAACGTTATCTATAAGCGGTTAAATTTTGATCGACAGATATTTTTACATAACGGAAATGTTAAGATAGAAACGCCAGCTGCTTTAGGAGCTTATCCTAGTGATGAGTCAACTTATAATGAAGTATTAAATCAGTTGGATACTAATAGTAATCAGTTTTTTTCGGTCATGACAATGCAAAACCATGCACCTTGGTACTTCGAAACACCAGAAAATTTAGTTGCAACAGGAGAAAGTCTTACAGAATCGGAGAATAGCTCTCTTACCTATTATTCTCGCTTACTTTATCAAACTGACCAAGCTACGAAAAAATTTTTAGATGAATTGTCGAAAGTAGACAAAAAAGTTACAGTAGTATTTTACGGAGACCATTTGCCAGGTCTATATCCACAATCAACTTTTTCAAAAAATCCAGATAGTCAGTATTTGACAGATTATTTTATTTGGAGTAATTTTGAGACTCCGAAACTAGATTACCCACTTGTAAATTCAAGCGATTTTACAGCACTAATGTTAGAACAAACAAATTCTAAAGTATCACCCTATTATGCTTTATTAACTGAAGTGTTACACAAAGCAA